The DNA region ctttttagcctttcctttggacaaataaaagtgcggtggcgactcgaattgtatgtttacttttggtttagtcaataagcctaaaggtaacaaaaaccccgctacactgtcgaccaacatatcaatatgaggtaaagggaaatcatcctttggactGGCTTTGTTAAAATCACTGTAGTTGACACACATTCtaactttaccatctttctttggaacgGTCACTATGTTGGCCAACCATTGAGGATACTCAGACGTAACAAGAAAATtggcatcaatctgcttctgaacctcttctttgatttTGAGAGCCATGTCTGGGcgtgttcttcttaatttctgcttgaccgacgggcattctgATTTCAACGGCAAATGATGCTCCAgaatatcagtatcaagacctggcatgtcctgataagaccaagcaaatACATTTGTATACTCTCTGAGAAGATCTATCATTCTTTTCTTGACATCCGGGACGAGCGAtgccccaatcttgacctctTTTCTATCttcttcggaacccaagttaaTCACTTCTATTGGCTCTTTGTGGGGCTGAATGGCCTTTTCTTCTTGTTCAAGTAGCCGGGATATCTCATATGGAAtctcttcatcactttcttctTCAGCCTCAAATATAGAGAAatcaaagttgggagagggcatagGGTCATTGCTTTCAATGGGTGTGACATTGATTAATCTGCACACATGATTTATGCTTATTTTTTAGGATAAAAATAATGGAATTTGCATGCAGATATTGAAAGTgatttttgtttgtttgttttaggtTACCATTTTTCGAAAGGAAAAAATAAAACGAAATGGAAGAAAAAATGAACatttttattaatgataatgGGAACTTGAAACAAAGCCCAACAAAATACTCTTTCGTCTTGGGCTGAACGaaaggattttttttttaaatgacaATAAGATATTACTTAGAAACATGAACAATCGTAGGAACGTCAACAACTATCCAATTTTGGCAAACCATCCCGTGCGTCACGAAGCTTTGTGCATCCTCTTCGGGGTCTTCTTCAATGACAACATTTGTTTCAGATTGAGTAGGATTGATGAATCCTCCACTTCGGAAAGTTTCTTGAATAGGAAGGAGAACTGCATCTTGTTGAGAAAACTTTGAAGATGTAGGTGAGAAGCCAAGGCCTTCACGAAATTTGTTTTCAGGGAGACTCACAACTTGTCCCCATCCACTCGTTGAGCCATCTTCGACTAACTGTCGTGCATCATTGAAGGAACGAATAGAAGCTCCATTCTCTTGTACATTCTCGTCAGCAACAGATAGATTTTGAAACTGGGTTCCAATCTCGTCCTCAACATCAACGAAAGAAAAAGACGATGGGTGACTCACCAATAAAGCTTTTTCTCCATATATTGTGACTAGCTTCCCTTTTCTTACAAACTTGAGCCTCTGGTGAAGAGTTAAAGTGACAGCCATGGCCTCATGGATCCAAGGGCGACCTAACAAACAACTGTAAGAAGCatggatatccatcacttgaaagGTGATTTGAAAGGCACGTGGGCCAATGGTCATGGGGAGATCCACTTCGCCGATGACAGTCTTTCtagaaccgtcaaaagctttgacgataACCCTACTAGATCTCATAGGATTTCCTTGAAAAGTCAATCTAGACAAAGTTGGTTTTGGCATGACGTTAAGTGAAGAACCTGTGTCCACCAATACACCAGATAGAGAATCAGTAAggcaattcatggaaatatgcaaAGCCATGTTGTGATCCTTGCCTTCTACTGGGAGTTCTTCATAActgaagctcaaattgttgcaggcaaTTATGTTGGCGACGATACTGTCAAATTGGTCAATCGTTACATCATGGTCGACATAAGATTTCTCAAGCACCTTTTGTATATCCTCCctatgagcctcagaactcatCAACAGGGATAAAACGGATATTTTGGAAGGGGTTTGTAGGAGCTGATCCACAATTTTATATtcgctcttcttgattaatctCAAAACCTCATCAAATTCTGAATTGATATTATCCCCACTGGGCTCTTCCATAATATCAGGTTTATTACTCACAGTCGACGCCTCAACTTGCATTTTCTTCCCAACTGAAGGTTCAACATTTCTTGGTGGTACCGTAGTGAATACACGCTCGCTTCTTGTGAccccacttacatcagcaatgTTGACGACAGAAGGCATAGAGGGTAAAGGAACCTCCTTCCCATATTTGATCATGGTAGCTTGGTACTTGTAGGGTACGGCTTTATCAGATTGGTACGGAGCTGGGCCTGCTAAGTAGATAACCAAAGGCGACTTTGCAGAGTTGCGACTGTCGAATGTGATCTCCAAGGGTTCAGGAACATTGAACTGAGGGATTATAACATTGACATTGTTCTCGAGGTTTCTGGGATGGACAACGGTGATAGTTCTTGCATCCAACAATCCTTGGATATCCTGCCGCACAAGGGAACATGCACGTGGGTTTATCGAACAAACTTCACAGGTGGTATAATCATGTGATGGAACAAAAGAAAGCCGAAACAAACTTTTATGCATATCAACCAAAGATCCTCTCACAAATCTCACATCATATATTTGGTAATTACCCTGACAGTCCTCAACCATATTGACTTGATTGAAGTTCTGATTTCGATCAACTCGGATAAGTCCGTTGTCTATTTCTTTTTGCAAGTCTTCCCTTACAATACGACAACCACGAAGAGTTGTACGGAAAAGTCCGCAAGCCGCATAGTTGTGTGGCGTCATGTATATGAGCTCACCCAACTTAAGGTGCATTTCAACCAAATCTCCCTCTAGATAACGTACATTATAAACTCTGAAAGTACCAAAACAACCTTCCACCATGTTGATAGAAGCTCCTCCATGTTGAGGTAGTGGATTGACTTGTACATTTGGATTGACATCTCTGAAAGATAGAATTCCGATTTTGATCAATCTTTGAACATCTTACTCCAAGCCATAACAGTCTTCTAGAttgtgtccgggtgccccttGGTGGTAAGCACAAAACTGGTAAGCTTTGTACCAATACGAAAGTTTCTATGGAACAGGGGGAAGAGGTCTAGTTTGAATGTGTTTCTTGTCGACCAAAGATTGGAATAATTATGTGTAAGTCATCGGTATTGGATCAAATTGCGGCCTTCTTTGAACTTGGTTATTGTTGTATTATGGGCGTGCCTGTTGTTGAGGCCGTTGTTGCGGTTGCATGGTATTATGTTGAATGTACTGAGGTTGTTGTTGTGTGAATTGTGGTTGTTGTTGTCGTTGAACTTGTTGTAAGAACTGTGGTTGGTAGGCTGGAGCTACTGCTGCAATATGTTGTTGATATCTCTGCCTTGGTCTTATGTGTACCACCGTACTGAcgtcttgctctttcttcttaGGGAACCCAACTCCGAACTTTTTGACACCGCTAGATGAACCACCTTCTTTAACCAATCGTCCCTCACGGtcaccttcttcgagacgc from Lathyrus oleraceus cultivar Zhongwan6 chromosome 1, CAAS_Psat_ZW6_1.0, whole genome shotgun sequence includes:
- the LOC127094233 gene encoding uncharacterized protein LOC127094233; this translates as MVEGCFGTFRVYNVRYLEGDLVEMHLKLGELIYMTPHNYAACGLFRTTLRGCRIVREDLQKEIDNGLIRVDRNQNFNQVNMVEDCQGNYQIYDVRFVRGSLVDMHKSLFRLSFVPSHDYTTCEVCSINPRACSLVRQDIQGLLDARTITVVHPRNLENNVNVIIPQFNVPEPLEITFDSRNSAKSPLVIYLAGPAPYQSDKAVPYKYQATMIKYGKEVPLPSMPSVVNIADVSGVTRSERVFTTVPPRNVEPSVGKKMQVEASTVSNKPDIMEEPSGDNINSEFDEVLRLIKKSEYKIVDQLLQTPSKISVLSLLMSSEAHREDIQKVLEKSYVDHDVTIDQFDSIVANIIACNNLSFSYEELPVEGKDHNMALHISMNCLTDSLSGVLVDTGSSLNVMPKPTLSRLTFQGNPMRSSRVIVKAFDGSRKTVIGEVDLPMTIGPRAFQITFQVMDIHASYSCLLGRPWIHEAMAVTLTLHQRLKFVRKGKLVTIYGEKALLVSHPSSFSFVDVEDEIGTQFQNLSVADENVQENGASIRSFNDARQLVEDGSTSGWGQVVSLPENKFREGLGFSPTSSKFSQQDAVLLPIQETFRSGGFINPTQSETNVVIEEDPEEDAQSFVTHGMVCQNWIVVDVPTIVHVSK